One segment of Solanum stenotomum isolate F172 chromosome 1, ASM1918654v1, whole genome shotgun sequence DNA contains the following:
- the LOC125853230 gene encoding receptor-like protein Cf-9 encodes MGYVKLVFLMLFSLLCQLAFCSSLSHLCPKDQALALLQFKHMFTIDPNSSFLSYWNKNIDCCSWVGVNCDEMTGQVTELNLGDSQLQGKFHDSNSSLFQLSSLKRLDLSNNNFSGSLIPPKFGELSSLTHLDLSNSGFSGLIPVEISHLSKLQVLSIQSSLLSFRPNNFELLLKNLTQLREVEFYDVNISSTIPLNFSSYLTTLFLQNTQLYGVLPERVFHLSNLKSLDLLDNPQLTVRFPTTKWNSSASLMELDLYNVNATGRIPESFGHLTSLRTLTIASCNLSGSIPKPLWNLTNIYHLDLGYNHLEGSISNFFRFGKLTELYLGNNNFDGQLEFLSFNGWGQLEQLDFSFNSLTGPIPSNLSGLQNLQVFFLSSNHLNGTIPSSVFSLPSLTNLGLSDNHLSGKIQEFESGTLSEVDLKQNQLQGPIPKSLLDQMSLQHLLLSYNNLSGKIASTICNVNMLQVLDLGSNNLEGAIPQCLGEISGLVILDLSNNSLSGTINTNFSIGNQLKVIKLHGNKLEGKIPRSLINCTYLEVLDLGNNELNDTFPKWLGTLSNLKILSLRSTMLHGPLKVSKNQNLFDRLQIIDASSNGFSGSLPASLFENFQAMRIIDQNVTTPGYLGDIELIYESHLRTPVYVGDLFSVYKYVSELTTKGRDLESVRVFPKNIFIDLSNNRFEVQIPSIIGDLIGLRTLNLSHNVLEGHLPVSLQNLSVLESLDLSSNKIGGGIPQQLASLTFLAVLNLSHNHLVGCIPKGKQFDTFGNSSYQGNDGLRGLPLSKDCGGVQGVPQATTPFGLEEEEEEEEGDSAIISWKAVLMGYGCGLVIGLSIIYLMLSTQYPAWFSRMDVKLEHIIITRMKKHKKRY; translated from the coding sequence ATGGGTTACgtaaaacttgtttttttaatGCTATTTTCCTTGCTCTGTCAACTAGCTTTCTGCTCATCCTTATCTCATTTGTGCCCCAAAGATCAAGCTCTTGCTCTTCTACAATTCAAGCACATGTTTACTATAGATCCTAATTCGTCATTCCTATCATATTGGAACAAGAACATAGATTGCTGCTCCTGGGTTGGAGTTAATTGTGACGAGATGACGGGACAAGTGACGGAGCTTAACCTCGGTGACAGCCAACTTCAAGGCAAGTTTCATGACTCCAACAGTAGCCTCTTTCAACTCTCCAGTCTAAAAAGGCTTGATTTGTCTAATAATAATTTCTCTGGGTCGCTCATTCCACCTAAATTTGGTGAACTTTCTAGTTTGACGCATCTTGATTTGTCGAATTCAGGATTTTCAGGTCTAATCCCAGTAGAAATCTCTCATCTTTCTAAATTACAAGTTCTTAGCATCCAGAGTAGTCTATTAAGTTTCAGACCTAACAATTTTGAACTTCTCCTTAAGAACTTAACCCAATTAAGAGAGGTTGAATTTTACGATGTGAACATCTCTTCCACcattcctcttaatttctcttcttatttaacTACTTTGTTCCTTCAGAACACACAGTTATACGGGGTACTGCCTGAAAGAGTTTTCCACCTTTCCAACTTAAAATCTCTTGATTTATTAGACAATCCCCAGCTCACTGTTAGGTTTCCCACAACCAAATGGAATAGCAGTGCATCACTCATGGAGTTAGATCTCTATAATGTGAATGCTACTGGTAGGATACCTGAATCATTTGGTCATCTAACTTCACTGCGTACATTGACAATAGCTTCTTGTAATCTCTCAGGCTCTATTCCTAAACCTCTATGGAATCTCACAAACATATACCATTTGGACCTTGGTTATAACCATCTTGAAGGATCAATTTCCAATTTCTTTAGATTTGGAAAGCTTACGGAGTTATATCTTGGAAATAACAACTTTGATGGCCAACTTGAGTTCTTGTCCTTTAATGGATGGGGGCAACTTGAACAACTAgatttttcattcaattccCTAACAGGTCCAATTCCTTCTAATTTAAGTGGTTTGCAAAACCTTCAAGTTTTCTTCTTGTCATCAAACCACTTGAATGGGACTATACCTTCCTCGGTATTCTCCCTCCCTTCACTAACTAATTTAGGCTTGAGTGATAATCATTTAAGTGGAAAAATTCAGGAGTTCGAGTCCGGAACATTGTCTGAAGTtgatttaaaacaaaatcagtTGCAAGGTCCTATTCCAAAGTCACTCCTAGACCAGATGTCCCTACAACATCTTCTCCTTTCGTACAATAATCTAAGTGGAAAGATTGCTTCAACCATCTGCAATGTGAACATGCTACAAGTGCTAGATTTAGGCAGCAATAATTTGGAGGGAGCAATCCCACAATGTTTGGGTGAGATAAGTGGACTTGTGATTTTGGATTTAAGCAACAATAGTCTTAGCGGGACAATTAATACAAATTTTAGCATTGGAAACCAACTCAAGGTCATTAAATTGCATGGGAATAAGCTAGAGGGGAAAATCCCACGATCTTTGATCAATTGCACGTATTTGGAAGTTCTTGATTTAGGTAACAATGAGTTGAATGATACATTTCCAAAATGGTTAGGAACTCTATCAAATTTAAAGATTTTAAGCTTGAGATCAACTATGTTGCATGGTCCCCTCAAAGTTTCAAAGAACCAAAACTTGTTTGACCGACTTCAAATTATAGATGCCTCATCCAATGGATTTAGTGGGAGCTTACCAGCAAGTCTTTTTGAGAATTTCCAAGCCATGAGGATAATTGATCAGAACGTGACAACTCCAGGGTATTTAGGAGATATAGAACTAATTTATGAGTCTCATCTGAGAACCCCAGTGTATGTAGGAGATCTTTTTTCTGTTTATAAGTATGTGAGTGAACTTACAACAAAGGGACGAGATCTTGAATCCGTTCGAGTTTTtccaaaaaacatatttattgatCTTTCTAACAACAGATTCGAAGTTCAGATACCAAGCATTATTGGAGATCTCATTGGACTTCGTACTTTGAACTTATCTCATAATGTCTTGGAAGGTCATCTACCAGTGTCATTGCAAAATTTGTCTGTACTTGAATCATTGGATCTCTCATCCAACAAAATTGGAGGAGGAATTCCACAACAACTTGCATCCCTCACATTTCTTGCAGTCTTAAAtctttctcacaatcatcttgtTGGATGCATCCCCAAAGGAAAACAATTTGATACGTTTGGGAATAGTTCATACCAAGGGAATGATGGGTTACGTGGATTGCCACTCTCAAAAGATTGTGGCGGTGTGCAAGGGGTACCACAAGCAACAACTCCATTTGggctagaagaagaagaagaagaagaagaaggagattcaGCAATTATAAGTTGGAAGGCAGTTCTCATGGGTTACGGTTGTGGACTTGTTATCGGACTGTCCATAATATACTTAATGTTGTCAACTCAATATCCAGCATGGTTTTCGAGGATGGATGTAAAATTGGAACACATAATTATTACAAGAATGAAAAAGCACAAGAAAAGATATTAG